A region from the Clostridium beijerinckii genome encodes:
- a CDS encoding protein kinase: MKKNFAYSADFDEITENLFREANYLGQGNNGVVYELPNKKAIKIFLRKKVCNDEGSILAKTNGSKYFPYLYKRGKFYVIRDMVEGKRLDKYIKQNGISQRLIENIYDLLLEFKRLKFKKLDIRCRDIYVSDNEKLMIIDPKKAYTRKVDHPRHLMKGLNRIGVLEEFFTGIKKIDSKIAISWELKFKRYCERTNLSTLE, encoded by the coding sequence ATGAAAAAGAATTTTGCATACTCTGCTGATTTTGATGAAATCACTGAAAATTTATTTAGAGAGGCTAATTATCTAGGTCAAGGGAATAATGGAGTGGTGTACGAATTACCAAATAAAAAAGCTATCAAAATATTTTTAAGAAAAAAGGTATGTAATGATGAAGGAAGTATTCTTGCTAAAACAAATGGATCTAAATATTTTCCGTATTTATATAAAAGGGGGAAATTCTATGTTATAAGAGATATGGTAGAAGGCAAAAGACTTGACAAATATATAAAACAAAATGGAATTAGTCAAAGATTAATTGAAAATATATATGATTTACTATTAGAATTTAAGAGGCTTAAATTCAAGAAGTTAGATATTAGATGTAGAGATATTTATGTTTCAGATAATGAAAAACTTATGATAATAGACCCTAAAAAAGCTTATACTAGAAAAGTTGATCATCCAAGGCATTTAATGAAAGGATTAAATAGAATTGGAGTGCTAGAAGAATTTTTTACAGGTATAAAAAAAATAGATTCAAAGATAGCAATATCATGGGAATTGAAATTTAAAAGGTATTGTGAAAGAACAAATTTATCTACATTAGAATAA
- a CDS encoding 2,3-bisphosphoglycerate-independent phosphoglycerate mutase (catalyzes the interconversion of 2-phosphoglycerate and 3-phosphoglycerate), with amino-acid sequence MSKKPVMLMILDGFGIAPKSEGNAVSLANKPNLDKLFEKYPTSQLQASGMPVGLPEGQMGNSEVGHLNIGSGRIVYQELTRITKAISDGDFFENEALKLAMDNAKKSGSALHLMGLLSDGGVHSHIDHLRGLLEFAKKEGVQNVYLHAFMDGRDVPPSSGKEFVEKTEKIMAEVGIGKIATISGRYYAMDRDNRWERVELAYNAVVLGKGETANSAVEAMENSYHDNKTDEFVLPTVITEGGNIKNEDSVIFFNFRPDRAREITRAINDKEFAGFKRETLNLTFVTMTQYDKTLEGVNVAYTPQTLANTLGEYVSSKGLNQLRIAETEKYAHVTFFFNGGVEKENPGEDRIVIPSPKVATYDLKPEMSAYEVTEELLARLDSDKYDMIILNFANPDMVGHTGIVEAAVKAIEAVDECLGNVVNKVLEKDGCVFITADHGNAETMIDFSTGTPFTAHTTQPVPFVWVSNHTENKKLNDGKLADIAPTMLTQLGVEIPAEMTGENLVVNK; translated from the coding sequence ATGTCAAAAAAACCTGTTATGTTAATGATATTGGATGGTTTTGGAATTGCACCAAAATCAGAAGGAAATGCTGTAAGTTTAGCAAATAAACCTAATTTAGATAAATTGTTTGAAAAATATCCTACTTCACAATTACAAGCAAGTGGAATGCCAGTTGGATTACCAGAAGGCCAAATGGGTAATTCAGAAGTTGGACATTTGAATATTGGATCAGGTAGAATAGTATACCAAGAATTAACTAGAATTACAAAAGCAATTTCAGATGGAGATTTCTTTGAAAATGAAGCTCTTAAGCTAGCTATGGATAATGCAAAAAAAAGTGGATCAGCTTTGCACTTAATGGGACTTTTATCAGACGGTGGGGTTCACTCACATATTGATCATTTAAGAGGACTTTTAGAATTTGCTAAAAAAGAAGGAGTTCAAAATGTTTATCTTCATGCATTTATGGATGGAAGAGATGTACCACCTTCATCAGGAAAAGAATTCGTAGAAAAAACTGAAAAAATTATGGCTGAAGTAGGTATAGGTAAGATTGCTACTATAAGCGGTAGATATTATGCTATGGATAGAGATAATAGATGGGAAAGAGTTGAACTTGCATATAACGCAGTAGTTTTAGGAAAAGGTGAAACTGCAAATAGCGCAGTAGAAGCTATGGAAAATTCATATCACGATAATAAAACTGATGAATTTGTTCTACCAACAGTAATAACTGAAGGTGGTAACATAAAAAATGAAGATTCAGTTATCTTCTTTAACTTTAGACCAGATAGAGCTAGAGAAATAACTAGAGCTATTAACGATAAAGAATTTGCTGGGTTTAAGAGAGAAACTTTAAACCTTACTTTTGTAACAATGACTCAATATGATAAGACTTTAGAAGGTGTAAATGTTGCATATACTCCACAAACTTTAGCTAATACTCTTGGAGAATATGTAAGTAGTAAGGGATTAAATCAATTAAGAATCGCTGAAACTGAAAAATATGCCCATGTTACTTTCTTCTTTAATGGCGGAGTAGAAAAAGAAAATCCAGGTGAAGATAGAATAGTAATTCCTTCACCAAAGGTTGCAACTTATGACTTAAAGCCAGAAATGAGTGCATATGAAGTAACAGAAGAATTATTAGCTAGATTAGATAGTGATAAATATGACATGATAATCTTAAACTTTGCAAATCCAGACATGGTTGGTCATACAGGAATTGTTGAAGCAGCTGTTAAAGCAATAGAAGCAGTTGATGAATGTTTGGGGAATGTTGTAAATAAGGTATTAGAAAAGGATGGATGCGTGTTTATTACTGCAGACCATGGTAATGCTGAAACTATGATAGATTTCTCAACAGGAACTCCATTTACAGCTCATACTACACAACCAGTACCATTTGTTTGGGTATCAAATCATACAGAAAATAAGAAGTTAAATGATGGAAAACTTGCTGATATTGCACCAACAATGTTAACTCAATTAGGTGTTGAAATACCGGCTGAAATGACTGGTGAAAATTTAGTAGTAAATAAATAA
- a CDS encoding triose-phosphate isomerase, protein MRKAIIAGNWKMNKTIDEAVKMVEELKPLVKNATCDVVVCPTFVCLDAVKKAVAGSNIKVAAQNMHFEESGAFTGEVSPGMLEAMGIEYVVLGHSERREYFNETDEALNKKVKKAFEHNITPILCCGESLEQRENGTTNTVIEAQIKVDIAGLTNDQAEKLVIAYEPIWAIGTGKTATDEQANETIKAIRAMVTEMYGSEVADKVRIQYGGSVKPNTIKAQMEMSDIDGALVGGASLVAADFSAIANY, encoded by the coding sequence ATGAGAAAAGCAATTATTGCAGGAAACTGGAAAATGAATAAAACTATTGATGAAGCAGTTAAAATGGTAGAAGAATTAAAGCCATTAGTTAAAAATGCTACATGTGACGTAGTTGTATGCCCTACATTTGTATGTTTAGATGCTGTTAAAAAGGCAGTAGCCGGATCAAATATAAAGGTAGCTGCACAAAACATGCACTTTGAAGAAAGTGGAGCTTTCACAGGAGAAGTTTCTCCAGGAATGCTAGAAGCTATGGGAATTGAATATGTTGTTTTAGGTCACAGTGAAAGAAGAGAATACTTCAATGAAACTGATGAAGCACTAAATAAAAAGGTTAAAAAAGCTTTTGAACACAACATTACTCCAATTCTTTGCTGTGGAGAATCTCTAGAACAAAGAGAAAATGGAACTACTAATACAGTTATCGAAGCTCAAATTAAAGTTGATATAGCTGGATTAACAAATGATCAAGCAGAAAAACTTGTTATTGCTTATGAACCAATTTGGGCAATTGGAACAGGTAAAACTGCTACTGATGAACAAGCAAATGAAACAATTAAAGCAATAAGAGCTATGGTTACTGAAATGTATGGATCAGAAGTTGCTGATAAAGTAAGAATTCAATACGGTGGATCAGTTAAACCAAACACAATAAAAGCTCAAATGGAAATGTCTGATATAGATGGAGCATTAGTTGGTGGAGCTAGTTTAGTTGCTGCTGATTTCTCTGCAATAGCTAATTATTAA
- the pgk gene encoding phosphoglycerate kinase → MDFNKKTIEDIDVNGKKVLVRCDFNVPLKDGVITDENRLAGALPTIKYLVEHNAKIILCSHLGKDASKSLAPVATRLSEMLGKEVIFARDEEVVGENAKKAVADMKDGDIVLLENTRCRKEETKNIADFSKELASLADVFVNDAFGTAHRAHCSTVGVTDYLDTAVCGYLIQKELKFLGNAVQSPVRPFVAILGGAKVSDKIAVINNLLDKVDTIIIGGGMAYTFLKAQGYEIGTSLVEEDRLDYAKEMITKAEEKGVKFLLPVDHRVAAEFKDVEAVVTEDQNIPAGSMGLDIGPKTDDLYADAIKDAKTVIWNGPMGVFEFENFNKGTIAVAKAMADADATTIIGGGDSAAAVNILGFGDKMTHISTGGGASLEFLEGKVLPGIAALNN, encoded by the coding sequence ATGGATTTTAATAAAAAGACAATTGAAGATATAGATGTAAATGGTAAAAAAGTTTTAGTTAGATGTGATTTTAATGTACCATTAAAAGATGGCGTTATAACTGATGAAAACAGATTAGCTGGAGCACTTCCAACTATCAAGTATTTAGTAGAACATAATGCAAAAATTATTCTTTGCTCACATTTAGGAAAAGATGCTTCAAAATCATTAGCACCAGTTGCTACAAGATTAAGCGAAATGCTAGGTAAAGAAGTTATTTTTGCTAGAGATGAAGAAGTTGTAGGCGAAAATGCTAAAAAAGCTGTTGCTGATATGAAAGATGGAGACATCGTATTATTAGAAAACACTAGATGCAGAAAAGAAGAAACTAAGAATATTGCAGACTTCTCTAAAGAATTAGCTTCATTAGCAGACGTATTTGTTAATGATGCATTTGGAACAGCTCATAGAGCTCACTGTTCAACAGTTGGAGTAACTGATTATCTTGATACTGCTGTATGTGGATACTTAATTCAAAAAGAATTAAAGTTCTTAGGAAATGCAGTTCAAAGTCCAGTAAGACCTTTTGTTGCTATCTTAGGTGGAGCAAAGGTTTCTGATAAAATTGCTGTTATCAATAATCTTTTAGATAAAGTTGATACAATCATTATTGGTGGTGGAATGGCTTATACATTCTTAAAAGCTCAAGGATATGAAATCGGAACTTCATTAGTTGAAGAAGATAGACTTGACTATGCTAAAGAAATGATTACAAAAGCTGAAGAAAAAGGTGTTAAATTCTTATTACCAGTAGATCATAGAGTTGCTGCAGAATTTAAAGATGTAGAAGCTGTAGTTACAGAAGATCAAAATATTCCAGCTGGAAGCATGGGATTAGATATCGGACCAAAGACTGATGATTTATATGCTGATGCTATTAAAGATGCTAAGACAGTAATTTGGAATGGACCTATGGGAGTATTCGAATTCGAAAACTTCAATAAGGGAACAATTGCAGTAGCTAAGGCTATGGCAGATGCAGATGCTACTACTATTATAGGTGGTGGAGATTCAGCAGCTGCTGTTAACATCTTAGGATTTGGCGACAAGATGACTCACATCTCAACTGGTGGTGGTGCTTCTCTTGAATTCTTAGAAGGTAAAGTATTACCAGGAATCGCTGCATTAAATAACTAA
- the gap gene encoding type I glyceraldehyde-3-phosphate dehydrogenase → MVNVAINGFGRIGRLALRLMINNPEFNVVAINDLTDAKMLAHLFKYDSAQGRFDGEIEVKEGAFVVNGKEIKVTADSNPANLPWGALNVDIVLECTGFFASKEKASAHIKAGAKKVVISAPAGNDLPTVVFNVNHDILKAEDTVISGASCTTNCLAPFAKVLSDQFGLTKGFMTTIHSYTNDQNTLDAPHRNGDLRRARAAAASIIPNSTGAAKAIGLVIPALVGKLDGGAQRVPTITGSLTELVCTLDKKVTAEEINAAMAAAATESFGYTEDPIVSCDIIGSSFGSLFDATQTKVMEVNGEQLVKVASWYDNEMSYTNQLIRTLGYFANLK, encoded by the coding sequence ATGGTAAACGTAGCAATTAATGGTTTTGGAAGAATAGGTAGATTGGCTTTAAGATTAATGATTAACAACCCTGAATTTAATGTGGTTGCAATCAATGACTTAACAGATGCTAAAATGTTAGCTCACTTATTCAAATATGATTCAGCTCAAGGTAGATTCGATGGAGAAATCGAAGTTAAAGAAGGAGCTTTCGTAGTAAACGGAAAGGAAATCAAAGTAACTGCTGATTCTAACCCAGCAAACTTACCTTGGGGAGCATTAAACGTAGATATCGTTTTAGAATGTACTGGATTCTTTGCTTCAAAAGAAAAGGCTTCAGCTCATATTAAAGCAGGTGCTAAAAAAGTTGTTATTTCAGCTCCAGCAGGAAATGATCTACCAACAGTAGTATTTAATGTAAATCATGATATATTAAAAGCAGAAGATACAGTTATTTCAGGTGCTTCATGTACTACTAACTGTTTAGCTCCATTTGCTAAAGTATTAAGTGATCAATTTGGATTAACAAAAGGATTTATGACTACAATCCATTCTTACACTAACGATCAAAATACTTTAGATGCTCCACACAGAAATGGTGATTTAAGAAGAGCTAGAGCTGCTGCAGCTTCAATAATTCCTAACTCAACAGGTGCTGCTAAAGCAATCGGATTAGTTATTCCAGCATTAGTTGGAAAATTAGATGGAGGAGCTCAAAGAGTTCCAACAATAACTGGTTCATTAACTGAATTAGTTTGTACTTTAGATAAGAAAGTAACTGCAGAAGAAATTAATGCTGCTATGGCTGCTGCTGCAACTGAATCATTTGGTTACACTGAAGATCCAATAGTTTCTTGTGATATTATAGGAAGCAGCTTCGGATCATTATTCGATGCTACACAAACTAAGGTTATGGAAGTTAATGGAGAACAATTAGTTAAAGTAGCTTCTTGGTACGATAACGAAATGTCATACACTAACCAATTAATCAGAACTTTAGGATACTTCGCTAACTTAAAGTAA
- a CDS encoding Cro/Cl family transcriptional regulator has translation MGHLVAKGVLELQEILELQKKIVPELVNTLEKRYNVLRTICHNEPIGRRVLADILNVGERTARTEIGFLKEQGLIEINASGMTVTSEGIELIYKLNDFIHEIKGLSEVEAKIESFLNLKKVIIVPGDIEENPLVLKDLGKACANYVKDVLEDNSIIALTGGSTLKEVVEAFPKITNLSKIQVVPARGGMGKKVETQANTLAATLAKKLNGTYKMLHISENLSLDIIDTLLKEEAVKAVIDTIHKADILIYGIGNAVQMARKRGVPQLEIDNLINKGAVGEAFGCYFNKDSKIISETTAVGIKINEARKIKTHIAVAGGQNKVESIISTEFNDVNGVLVTDEATAYGILKKLDNEIQLLN, from the coding sequence ATGGGACACTTAGTGGCCAAAGGAGTGTTGGAGTTGCAGGAAATATTAGAATTACAAAAAAAGATAGTTCCTGAGCTCGTAAATACATTAGAGAAAAGGTATAACGTACTCAGGACAATCTGTCATAATGAACCTATAGGAAGGCGAGTCCTTGCAGACATTCTAAATGTTGGTGAAAGAACAGCAAGAACAGAAATAGGTTTTTTGAAGGAACAAGGATTAATTGAGATAAATGCTTCTGGAATGACAGTTACAAGTGAAGGAATAGAACTTATATATAAACTAAATGATTTTATTCATGAAATAAAAGGTCTTTCAGAAGTTGAGGCGAAAATAGAATCTTTTCTTAATTTAAAAAAAGTAATCATAGTCCCAGGAGACATTGAAGAAAATCCTTTAGTGTTAAAGGATTTAGGGAAAGCTTGTGCAAATTATGTAAAAGATGTTTTAGAAGATAATTCTATTATAGCTTTAACAGGTGGAAGCACATTAAAAGAAGTTGTAGAAGCATTTCCTAAAATAACAAATTTATCAAAAATCCAAGTAGTACCTGCAAGAGGTGGAATGGGCAAAAAGGTTGAAACTCAAGCAAATACTTTAGCTGCTACCTTAGCTAAAAAGCTAAATGGTACATACAAAATGCTTCATATTTCGGAAAACTTAAGTTTAGATATAATAGATACATTACTTAAGGAAGAAGCCGTTAAGGCAGTAATAGATACTATACATAAAGCAGATATATTAATATATGGTATAGGTAATGCTGTTCAGATGGCAAGAAAAAGAGGAGTTCCACAGCTAGAAATAGATAATCTAATTAATAAAGGGGCTGTTGGAGAAGCATTTGGATGTTATTTTAACAAAGACTCAAAAATAATCTCAGAAACTACCGCTGTTGGAATTAAAATCAATGAAGCCAGAAAAATAAAAACACATATTGCAGTGGCTGGTGGGCAGAATAAAGTTGAGTCAATAATATCAACTGAATTTAACGACGTAAATGGAGTATTAGTTACAGATGAGGCAACAGCCTATGGAATACTAAAAAAACTAGATAATGAAATTCAGTTATTAAATTAG
- a CDS encoding RNA polymerase factor sigma-54, which produces MNLDYRMKMTQEQKLILTQNMQQSIKLLQMSLHDLREYIDNEYSENPVLEINEEVISYDDAPINEKTNIEDKYDHKEIVDELYSDNYKDRSEKSYSGEEVSPLNFIEKKVSLKDYLQEQLVEVNIDQYMLTICKYIVESLDNRGYLEISIEELAEELNISEDVVEKALKIVQSLEPYGIGARNIKECLLIQSLKLNILDNIIEKIISNHLENVAENKYELIGKDFNISPREAQRYGDLIKKLEPKPSRGFYTGEEVNYIIPDAEIKNIDGEFFILMNESVLPRLMISKTYKDVLQNNEDSKTNDYVKDKINQALFLIKSIEQRKNTLYKVLECVISKQEEFFKFGKQYIKPLILKEVAEVIGVHDSTVSRAIKDKYVLTSYGTIKIKDLFASGISSNNDDDTSTIKIKNEIKKIINEENKGKPLSDQILSSMLADKDMNISRRTVAKYREELGIKASSMRKRL; this is translated from the coding sequence ATGAATTTAGATTATAGAATGAAGATGACGCAAGAACAGAAATTGATATTAACTCAAAATATGCAACAATCTATAAAGCTTTTACAAATGTCTCTTCATGATTTAAGAGAATATATTGACAATGAGTATTCAGAAAATCCAGTTTTAGAGATCAATGAGGAAGTAATTTCATATGATGATGCACCAATAAATGAAAAAACGAATATAGAAGATAAATATGATCATAAAGAAATAGTTGATGAATTATATTCTGACAATTATAAAGATAGATCAGAAAAAAGTTATTCTGGTGAAGAGGTTTCACCACTAAATTTTATTGAAAAAAAGGTATCACTAAAGGATTATTTACAAGAACAATTAGTTGAAGTAAATATAGATCAATATATGTTAACTATATGCAAATATATTGTTGAGTCATTAGATAATAGAGGCTATTTAGAAATATCAATAGAAGAACTTGCTGAAGAATTAAATATATCTGAAGATGTAGTGGAAAAAGCTTTAAAAATAGTTCAATCATTGGAACCTTATGGTATAGGAGCTAGAAATATCAAAGAATGTCTACTTATTCAGAGTTTAAAATTGAATATTTTAGATAACATAATAGAGAAAATAATTTCAAATCATTTAGAAAATGTTGCAGAAAATAAATATGAATTAATAGGAAAAGATTTTAATATATCACCAAGAGAAGCACAGAGATATGGAGATTTAATTAAAAAACTAGAGCCTAAGCCATCAAGAGGATTTTATACAGGTGAAGAAGTTAATTACATAATTCCAGATGCTGAAATAAAAAATATAGATGGTGAATTTTTCATATTAATGAATGAAAGTGTTTTACCTAGACTTATGATAAGCAAAACTTATAAAGATGTTTTGCAAAATAATGAAGATTCAAAAACAAATGATTATGTTAAAGATAAGATTAATCAAGCATTATTTTTAATTAAATCAATAGAGCAAAGAAAAAATACACTATATAAGGTTTTAGAATGTGTGATCAGTAAACAAGAGGAGTTCTTTAAATTTGGTAAACAATATATAAAACCTTTGATATTAAAAGAAGTTGCAGAAGTAATTGGAGTTCATGACTCTACTGTAAGCAGAGCAATTAAAGACAAATATGTATTAACAAGTTATGGAACTATAAAAATAAAAGATTTATTTGCAAGTGGAATATCTTCAAATAATGATGATGATACATCAACTATAAAAATAAAAAATGAAATAAAGAAAATAATTAACGAAGAAAATAAAGGGAAGCCTCTTTCAGATCAAATATTAAGTTCTATGCTAGCAGATAAAGATATGAATATTTCTCGTAGAACAGTTGCGAAATATAGAGAAGAGTTAGGCATTAAAGCTTCTTCTATGAGAAAAAGGCTTTAG